In Synechococcus sp. MU1643, a single window of DNA contains:
- the rpaB gene encoding response regulator transcription factor RpaB, with amino-acid sequence MTATAPTKETILVVDDEASIRRILETRLSMIGYNVVTACDGTEALELFPTCMPDLVVLDVMMPKLDGYGVCQELRKESDVPIVMLTALGDVADRITGLELGADDYVVKPFSPKELEARIRCVLRRVEKEQVAGIPNSGVIQVSDLRIDTNKRQVFRGDERIRLTGMEFSLLELLVSRSGEPFNRGEILKEVWGYTPERHVDTRVVDVHISRLRSKLEDDPANPELILTARGTGYLFQRIVDSVASEGS; translated from the coding sequence ATGACGGCCACGGCTCCCACCAAGGAAACGATCCTCGTGGTCGACGATGAGGCATCGATCCGAAGGATCCTGGAAACCCGTTTATCCATGATCGGGTACAACGTCGTGACTGCCTGCGACGGAACCGAGGCGCTGGAATTGTTCCCCACCTGCATGCCCGACCTGGTGGTGCTGGACGTGATGATGCCAAAGCTGGACGGCTATGGCGTCTGCCAGGAGTTGCGCAAGGAATCCGACGTTCCCATCGTGATGTTGACGGCACTCGGCGACGTGGCCGACCGGATCACCGGGCTTGAGCTCGGCGCCGATGACTATGTGGTGAAGCCCTTTAGCCCGAAGGAGCTGGAAGCCCGCATCCGCTGCGTGCTGCGCCGGGTCGAGAAGGAGCAGGTGGCGGGCATTCCCAACTCCGGCGTCATCCAGGTAAGCGACCTGCGCATCGACACCAACAAACGCCAGGTGTTTCGAGGCGATGAACGCATCCGCCTAACGGGGATGGAATTCAGCCTGTTGGAACTGCTGGTGAGCCGTTCCGGTGAACCGTTCAACCGCGGCGAGATCCTCAAGGAAGTTTGGGGTTACACCCCCGAGCGCCACGTGGACACCCGGGTGGTGGATGTTCATATCTCTCGCCTTCGCTCCAAATTGGAGGATGATCCTGCCAATCCCGAGTTGATCCTCACGGCTCGGGGCACCGGCTACCTGTTCCAGCGCATCGTCGATTCCGTTGCCTCCGAAGGTTCCTGA
- the radA gene encoding DNA repair protein RadA, with the protein MPKSTAVFICQVCGARARQFFGRCPECGSWNSLVEQSQPADDGRRRRSAPDPEVAAAPRRSTAMASLEDQPLQRLATGSAEFDRVLGGGLVPGSLVLVGGDPGIGKSTLLLQSASAMAAGASVLYVSAEESAQQVKLRWQRLAGGASELQLLAETDLELVLEELEALRPAVAIIDSIQALHDANLTSAPGSVGQVRECAAALQRLAKRQNISLLLVGHVTKEGMLAGPKVLEHLVDAVLTFEGDRFASHRLLRAVKNRFGATHELGLFEMQSGGLAEVGNPSELFLSDARASGVATIVACEGTRSLVVDLQALVNVTSYASPRRTATGIGTNRLHQILAVLEKHMGLPLSRFDCYLAVAGGLEVEEPAADLGVAAAVVASFRDLTLPAGTVLIGELGLGGQLRPVGQLELRLQEAARLGFQRAVVPRGSGLGDLASGLDLALLEADSVTEALVLALGEAVQPDQD; encoded by the coding sequence GTGCCCAAATCCACCGCTGTTTTCATCTGTCAGGTCTGTGGAGCCCGTGCCCGACAGTTTTTTGGACGTTGCCCGGAGTGCGGCAGCTGGAATTCGTTGGTCGAGCAATCCCAGCCTGCCGACGATGGCCGCCGCCGCCGCAGTGCCCCTGATCCGGAGGTGGCCGCTGCCCCGCGACGGTCCACGGCCATGGCCTCGCTGGAGGATCAGCCGCTGCAGCGTCTGGCGACCGGGTCGGCGGAATTTGACCGCGTCCTGGGTGGTGGTCTGGTTCCCGGTTCGCTGGTGCTCGTTGGAGGCGATCCGGGCATCGGCAAGAGCACATTGCTGCTGCAGAGCGCCTCAGCGATGGCGGCCGGTGCATCAGTGCTCTATGTGAGTGCTGAGGAATCAGCTCAGCAGGTGAAGCTGCGCTGGCAGCGGCTTGCAGGGGGAGCGTCGGAGCTGCAGTTGCTGGCCGAAACCGATCTGGAATTGGTGCTGGAGGAGCTGGAGGCACTGCGCCCCGCTGTGGCGATCATCGACAGCATTCAGGCGTTGCATGACGCCAACCTCACCAGTGCGCCGGGGTCGGTCGGTCAGGTGCGTGAATGTGCGGCCGCCCTGCAACGGCTGGCCAAACGTCAGAACATTTCTCTGCTTTTGGTGGGCCATGTCACCAAGGAAGGCATGTTGGCCGGCCCGAAGGTGTTGGAACACCTCGTGGATGCGGTGCTCACCTTTGAGGGGGATCGCTTCGCCAGTCATCGCCTGTTGCGGGCCGTCAAGAACCGATTCGGTGCCACCCATGAGTTGGGCTTGTTTGAAATGCAAAGCGGTGGCCTGGCCGAGGTGGGCAACCCCAGTGAGCTGTTCCTCAGTGATGCTCGCGCCTCCGGTGTTGCCACGATCGTGGCCTGTGAGGGCACGCGTTCATTGGTGGTGGATCTGCAGGCCTTGGTGAACGTCACCAGCTATGCCAGTCCGCGCCGCACGGCCACCGGGATCGGCACCAACCGTCTGCACCAGATCCTCGCGGTGCTGGAGAAGCACATGGGACTGCCGCTCTCCCGTTTCGACTGCTATCTCGCCGTTGCCGGTGGCCTTGAGGTGGAGGAACCGGCGGCGGATCTGGGAGTTGCTGCAGCGGTGGTGGCCAGCTTCAGAGATCTCACCCTGCCTGCGGGCACGGTGTTGATCGGCGAGCTCGGTTTGGGTGGGCAGTTGCGCCCTGTGGGTCAGCTGGAGCTTCGGCTCCAGGAAGCGGCCCGGCTGGGGTTCCAGCGTGCCGTCGTTCCCCGGGGCAGTGGCCTGGGCGATCTGGCCTCGGGTTTGGATCTGGCTCTTCTGGAGGCCGACAGCGTCACCGAGGCCCTGGTGCTGGCGCTTGGTGAGGCCGTGCAGCCCGACCAGGACTGA
- a CDS encoding photosystem I assembly protein Ycf3: protein MPRSNRNDNFIDKSFTVMADLIVKLLPINARSKEAYVYYRDGLSAQNDGDYAEALENYEEALKLEENSTDRSETLKNMAIIYMSNGEEERAIETYRKALEENPNQPSCLKNMGLIYEKRGRIAEEGGEQDEADRWFDQAADVWTQAVRLNPGGYLDIENWLKSTGRSNVDVYF, encoded by the coding sequence GTGCCCCGCAGCAACCGCAACGACAACTTCATTGACAAGAGCTTCACGGTGATGGCGGACCTGATCGTCAAGCTGTTGCCGATCAATGCCCGATCCAAGGAGGCCTACGTCTATTACCGCGATGGCCTCTCCGCCCAGAACGATGGTGACTACGCCGAAGCGCTGGAGAACTACGAGGAGGCCCTGAAGCTTGAGGAGAACTCCACCGACCGGAGCGAAACCCTCAAGAACATGGCGATCATCTACATGTCCAACGGCGAGGAGGAGCGGGCGATCGAGACCTACCGCAAGGCTCTCGAGGAAAACCCGAACCAGCCCTCCTGCCTGAAGAACATGGGGCTGATCTACGAGAAGCGGGGCCGCATCGCCGAGGAAGGCGGTGAACAGGACGAAGCGGATCGCTGGTTTGACCAGGCCGCCGACGTCTGGACCCAGGCCGTGCGCCTCAATCCCGGCGGTTATCTCGATATCGAGAACTGGCTGAAGTCCACCGGCCGCAGCAACGTCGACGTTTACTTCTGA